From Thermothelomyces thermophilus ATCC 42464 chromosome 6, complete sequence, the proteins below share one genomic window:
- a CDS encoding carbohydrate-binding module family 18 protein (CAZy_ID 270022) has translation MLSYLATLCLILFGALAAAVTNTGTGTGTPGLARREVSPDNTCGGETGYTCPGELACCSQHGYCGSTDEFCLSTAGCQADFSNSTDACHEPIPGESFSIDGTCGTEGAGTEGYRCPANATITSCCSAA, from the coding sequence ATGCTCTCCTACCTCGCAACGCTTTGCCTCATTCTGTTCGGCGCTCTCGCCGCAGCGGTCACCaacaccggcaccggcacggGAACGCCAGGGCTGGCCCGGCGCGAGGTCTCCCCCGACAACACGTGCGGCGGCGAGACGGGCTACACGTGCCCGGGCGAGCTGGCCTGCTGCTCGCAGCACGGCTACTGCGGCTCGACCGACGAGTTCTGCCTGTCGACTGCCGGCTGCCAGGCCGACTTCTCCAACTCGACCGACGCCTGCCACGAGCCCATCCCCGGCGAAAGCTTCTCGATCGACGGCACCTGCGGCACCGAGGGCGCCGGCACCGAGGGCTACCGCTGTCCCGCCAACGCCACCATCACCAGTTGCTGCAGCGCCGCGTGa